DNA from Primulina eburnea isolate SZY01 unplaced genomic scaffold, ASM2296580v1 ctg496_ERROPOS3583385+, whole genome shotgun sequence:
TGCTGCTATTTTAATCGCGATCCAATTTTTTTAATCGATTTTCTTACAAGTATCATCAACAAACTGTGACTTCAAATTTTCTAGGTTCGTCTCTTAAATGAATAATATATATTTGGATTTCAAAGTACGTACGTACGTCGATATTAAATTATGTGTAATTAAATCATTATCATActatagaaataaaataatagtatcaAAGCGATAGCCAAGAATTTGAAACGGGTAGCAAATATAACAAAGAtgtaatacaaaaaaaattcaattatgaaataatataaaagaACCGTCAATTTTCCTACTCTGCTTCGACACCGCAAATCTTTTATATCTATGATTCATATAACGtcaaatggcataaacaatgtggtTTTACTACTGTTATCTTTAATTTCcttaaaaaaattacttaaacttgttataaaattACTTGCGTAAATTTATGTTTAACGTACTTGCAAAACGTGGTTTTGATCACTTGTTGGGATGGTATTTCTCCAATTTTTGCGTTCGAGGGAAAACTAACAAAACAAAACATTACCTATCTTCGTGTTCAGAAGTCTCGATCACATTTGAATTGAAGCTTGAAAcatgaaataatataataagAAGAGCGAAAGTCCGTCACACGATGGAAAATAATTGAGCTTCGCATTTAAAAATTCACTTGGCCATATATCGAAATGTCATTGATCCAAAAACAGCTTAAAGAATTGGCCAATTAAAGGAAGCAACGGTTAACATGCTGATTTTGTATGATAATTGATGGTTGACATCTGAGTCTCCATCTCCTATTTACTTTTTTCTTACTCCAAAATGAGCAAAATCCTTAAAAAATAGTCTGATTTCGACAAAGGTAAAATGTAGTCATCATTTTATCATATGTGatatttaaagtttatgttaCATCTCGACAATgatctcttatttttttttttttttttgccttgATCTTGTTCAACATATCGGTATGAGAAGTGAGGGAAAATGAAAAGTCTGCCCTTTGATAATGTACAAGATTACAGAGCTTTGTAAAAATACAGGACATCTTAAACCAGAGTTGTATGTATGACTATAATAATCTGATTTCACCAAGTGTGCGAGAGAATAAGCAGAAACCAGCTGAGCTTCCATGCTTCTACCTACATCCAAAAGCTACAAGCTGGTCCCTCCAAAAATCCCATCACAAGAAATATGTTTTTGAAAAAGAGAAACATACAAAAAACTATCACACACTCCATTTAGTGAAAAGGAGGGTTCTTTCCTAAAACAGTGGAGAGACTCCGGGGAAGTAAATCTAAGCCTTCCCTCTGGCAATTATCCACCGCAAAAAAGACTAAAGGAGAAGCGAAAAAGATCAGGCCTGGTTTGCCAAGTCTTTTGCGTTGATGAAGGTACCGTGAAACCCATATGGAACTCTTGATGGAAGTTTAACTGAGGCCTCCAATTTCATGGTCATCGCATTGATTATCTGCAGCTCTGATTTCCAGGCCTTCTCGTTGTGCACGAAGGCCAGGATATAGCCATCATCTTCTGCTTCGGAATTTGGATCTGTGGGAAGAAACAGAGGCTCCCCACCGAATTTCTCATCCCCGTAAATGAATTTCGTGACTTCCCCGGTGAAGAGGTCTACTTTAGCAAACCCGGAAACCTTAGGCCATGGCTCTGCAATGGCTAGATACGCGTACCGGGTTTTCCTTCCGAGCTTGTTTCTGTTCACCATCCCTGCTTCTAGATTCACCTGATCTTGTTCTGACATGATGGGCCTCCTCGTTGATTTGCCGGTTTTCAGATTGAGCCGGATTTCGGATAAAACACTCTGTAATCTCTCGTCACATTCGTTGAAAATGGAGTCTGGGGGAGTCATACAGGACCCAATTATGACGATTTCATCTGTTTCAGGCTCTTCCCATGCATTCCAGAGATGGAAGCAGAAGCAATCAGGCACTTCCACCCACTTCATCCTGGAAGAATCTTTCGCATACTTGTCTAAGACACCGAACCTAGAAACTTTATCCTTATCATACACCACCGGTGaacctcctctgatcatttcgGACATCTTGAACACCACTTGCTGATCCGGCACGATCACGAAATTCTCAGTGATTGCAAAATCATGCATCATTGTCGGTCCAGAAACCGGGATTTCAACATCCTCTGATTTCTCGCCGTCTTTTGAAAACCTGAAGTACTTCAAATATGGCTTCTGGATAACATCATAGCTCAGAGCAAACATCTCACCAGAAACAGGGTCGAGCTTGGGGTGAGCAATCATGGTGGACTTCAGCTGGCCACTGAAATTGTATCTTTCCACTGTTTCGAGGTCGCCGTCTGGAGTCACGCGCACGTGATAGGGCAAATCATCTTCAGACATGGCCAATAAACGGTTGTTGAAATATACCAATCCAGCGTTTGCAACGCCGGTGCCTTGGCTATGATCAACCAGCTTAAACATCCCACGAGCATAGAAAAGCAGCAATCTTGCTATACCTGAATGGCCGTGTAACTCGCCAATGGCCTTTGGGAAAATAGGGCGGCCCAAATCCCGTTCTTGGATTAGCCGCTGAGTCTCAGTAAATCGGCAGGAGTAGCTAGCAGTGCCGTCAGCAAATTGCACACCGTGAATCATGCCATCACCGTCGAAAAAGTGATGGCCGGCGAGTGGCTCAAACAGAGGATTGGCACCGTTTCTCACGTACATGCCTTGAATGGAATCAGGTATCTTCCCGGTGACCGGAAGTCTGTGTTTAACAGGCTGTTCAGGCACTGGAGAGAAGTTTCCGGCGATCTGGACTACAGGGTCTGCTGTTTTAGGGAAAGGGTGTTCCAGCTCACGGGCAGTCAGCGCGCTCTCCACAGCATCCAAAGCCATTGCCGCAGCTTTCTGAATAAAGTTCAGCTGCGGCTTCGATGGAAAAGAAGGCGAATTCGCTTTTCTGACATTGGTTTCTTGGTTGGTAAAGGTGGGTATTAAAGGTTTTTGATATTTTGTTGTTTGTGTGTACTCCTTCGGGAAGAAGAGTTCTGGAGTTTGGAGAGAGCATTTTATTCTGGTGTTGCTCTGTTTTCCATTGGCCAGAGTGAATGATAAACCCTTTGTACAAGAGCCCAAATCCCTTGTAGGCAATTGGGGCTTGACCCAAGAACTTGCAGCCGCAGTACTTGAATTGGCCATACCTCCCTATTTTGGCACTGAAGAAGtggcaaagaagaaaatttgtgAGCGTTTTTAGTGCGTGTTTTCGGTGTTCTAGGGTTTAGGAATAGGGCAGAGAGAGAAGGGAGAGAAAGAGAGAGaaagagagtgtgtgtgtgtgggggTGTGTGAGTGTGTGGTGAGAGAGGAAGTGAGTATATATAGAGCAGAAGTGGGGGAGATGCAGGTCCTCTTGTTATATGCAAGAGAAGCCCACGTGTTGGTTATTTGGAAAGGGAGCTCAAATTGGAATTCTTAACAAATGACCCACTTCATGCTTGCACACCCGCAAATCTCTTCTTCGCAATTTACTTATTTTTCACTACTTCTTCATtgtctatataaaaaaaaaaaaaatttaattgagAATGGCAATTTCTTTTAAACCTAAACTCTAGCTCATTTCATTATCGAAATAGGGACACCATTTCGTATACAAAATATGTTCGAGACTAATCTATTGTGCAAATCTGGAGATTAAAAATTGTGGGAAAGTGAGATTAAGGTAGTTATATCTTACTTTGTTGGACCAAAAAGTTAATTTAGTAGTAGAAAAACATTCAATAGTGAAAGGTTTTCTTTTCCAATATGGAGTGGAATCGGATAATGGATATTGATTGGTTCATTCAATATCTACACCGCACCAGTTTGTTATACGTGGCATTTCTTTTTTTGAGGCTTTTAACACAAATCTGAGTCACATCAACTGCCCAACACGTTTGCTCTTCTCCATCTTTTTATCCGGTTGCCCGTTCAAAACCATGCTATTATTTGGACTTTGCACTGTCGCTTCTTTTCCTTTCCTTTCTTTTCCTTTCCTTTCAATTATTACTTACATTTTCAAATaactaaaattataatatatctatttttaaaaataacaatttaatagatatattatcaaatttttattttaaaacaaaaaatctaAACAAACTCATTAGGTCGATACCTCCGAACTCCAACAAAATACTATGCCCCCGAAATTTTAGTTCTTTGTTCGAACTTTATACATATACTTTTGGGTAATTGGGTGGTGTTAGTAGTTTACATCCATTACATACCTTATATCCATGGATGAACCTATTAAGATCCGGCCTAAACTTCCGGTCCATCTCTAAGGCCCACAGGTGACTGGTCAATGACAAGCCCagatattctcctataaataccaggtttgagcgtatgataAATGATTcattatattgttttcagcagcaccctcaGCTGCTCTACCTTATATCCTCAGActctgacttgagcgttgggggctacgccaggacactcTCCTGGCCCCCTCTGAACAAtcttatctgtgatttcaggctcagggtaattttaaaataattaactctCAAATTATAATTTAACGATGATAAAAGAATAATTATAATGATAATATAACTATTATATTCACTGATCGATTGAGTGATCATAGAAATCTCAAATTAGAAGTAATATTGAGTCAAACGGTTAGGAAATTGGGCGGAATTATTATATAGTTGTAAATCGACTAATCAATCGATTTACATCAAAATCATATGTTAACAACCATATCTTTACATATTTTACACTTTCACTATGTGTTtgatcatattatatatatatatatatattaatatatatgtcATGAATGAATGATCCTAACCTTTACCAACAAATCATGATCGAATTATTATTTTACAGGGGATAAAAAAATAAGTAAAAGTGGTGTTTCATAATTGTCAATCGCGGCCACATAGTcacttataaaataataaagaaatcatTCTTGAAATGGCTACGTGTTCCTTTTTACATggattaaatcataaattaaattctTCTGTTCTGATCTGATGGTTTACAGGATGAGAGGATAATCAAGAaacttatttaatttaataaactttaaaattaagaaagttatattatttttaaataaataatacaaaaaattatttGGTCCTTCTTCCCCATTTTGTATTAATATCAGTGCTCACTTAATTATGTACCACATGCACATTCATAACCATCACGCAAGTTatctaatttttgaaattgagAAAATAATTTGTAATGTATTTATGCACATCAAAACAAATTAAACTAAGATATCGATAATAAATCAATTTTACAGAAGTAGGAATTAAATAACATGTATTGGCCTCGAAGCTTTAATTTTGAAAACATAAATCATTTTCAAGTTAGACTGATTTTTTGTTCGTTCAAATTAAAAGGGGTGGTCAACAAGAAAATAATTAACAATTTCTATAAATGTGGTTTGAAATTCCCATATAAAATCCTTGGATCAAATTTGGCATGTGGGGGCTTTAATTGATAACTATATACTAGTGAACAAGTTGGtggataatataaatattttggaAATCTCTTTCAAGAAATTCTTGGGTGATGATCATTGGCAATGACAAGCCAAGCCAAACCCCCAACTTGTTGCTTAAAGATCTCCCATGCTGTCCATGTTACATAAGCATGTTACCACATGCTTAAGCCTTCCTAGTTCCTCACCAAAAACATCATCTCTAATGATCTTGTGGTCAACAATCAACATCATCGCGGCAACttggaataaaaaaattatacatattAGTAACACATGAATAATTGTTTCCGATAGATTGTATGGTGATATTCATCTTAAGACTTGAGATGGAGGATAGATCGGGATAATAAGAGAATCTGAAGTAAAAACTAGTCTTGATAAAAGAAGTACTCTTTTATAGATCATCACTGGGCTTGCAACATCCAGAGAAGCTGACCACCAATAAGCCCGAGCTCTCAGCTTTGCTAGAGCATTATAAGAAAACTTAATGGATCGGGGACCGTGTCTATATCCTCATATCGAGATCACTTCCTAAGCACTTCAGAACATGCTCAATCCTAAGCCTACACATATAGGGAACACATTTTCCCTATAAATACACATGTTCACTTGAACATAAAACATTCGATACACTTTAATATTTTACACAAGCACTCAACATATTCTCTTTAGATTGCACTTTCCTTTGtgtaaatattttattgacTTGAGTATCAGAGTGACAACGTCGGAAAATCTTCTGATGCCTCCACTGCTTTTAAAGTGTGCATATTATTCCGTATGCAATTTCTCGTTAAATTCGATGAGTTCTTGTCGTGTCGCGAATGCTCAATAACAAGTACTTCAACATCAACTATTATGTGCATGTAACTAGAGTAGGGTAATAGTTAATTTCTACATCATTAATCCACCTCGTGCTCCAACCAGTTCATCCTCTCTTATCTTGGAATGCATGTAAATCCACGTGCTTTCCTGTGCTATCTTTTATCGttatatattttcaaatcatgcATGAATCATTTAAACGACAAATTCCAAGAAATCAAGAC
Protein-coding regions in this window:
- the LOC140821260 gene encoding 9-cis-epoxycarotenoid dioxygenase NCED1, chloroplastic-like, producing MANSSTAAASSWVKPQLPTRDLGSCTKGLSFTLANGKQSNTRIKCSLQTPELFFPKEYTQTTKYQKPLIPTFTNQETNVRKANSPSFPSKPQLNFIQKAAAMALDAVESALTARELEHPFPKTADPVVQIAGNFSPVPEQPVKHRLPVTGKIPDSIQGMYVRNGANPLFEPLAGHHFFDGDGMIHGVQFADGTASYSCRFTETQRLIQERDLGRPIFPKAIGELHGHSGIARLLLFYARGMFKLVDHSQGTGVANAGLVYFNNRLLAMSEDDLPYHVRVTPDGDLETVERYNFSGQLKSTMIAHPKLDPVSGEMFALSYDVIQKPYLKYFRFSKDGEKSEDVEIPVSGPTMMHDFAITENFVIVPDQQVVFKMSEMIRGGSPVVYDKDKVSRFGVLDKYAKDSSRMKWVEVPDCFCFHLWNAWEEPETDEIVIIGSCMTPPDSIFNECDERLQSVLSEIRLNLKTGKSTRRPIMSEQDQVNLEAGMVNRNKLGRKTRYAYLAIAEPWPKVSGFAKVDLFTGEVTKFIYGDEKFGGEPLFLPTDPNSEAEDDGYILAFVHNEKAWKSELQIINAMTMKLEASVKLPSRVPYGFHGTFINAKDLANQA